A region from the Triticum urartu cultivar G1812 chromosome 1, Tu2.1, whole genome shotgun sequence genome encodes:
- the LOC125549952 gene encoding triacylglycerol lipase OBL1-like: protein MIGMIDGRTELKPAPAASVGDMRQLQVLDVVVSGEVADLESGGYVTAGTPLVLRQYLILEITVMAAKIAYENAAFVKNVVNNVWKFNFVGFYNGWNKFLKEDTTQAFVFTDRAKDASVVVVAFRGTEPFNMQDWSTDVNLSWLGMGAMGHVHAGFLKALGLQEEDGKDTNRAFPKDAPNGAAPIGKHIAYYKLREVIRDQLKAHPQARLVITGHSLGGALAAVFPALLALHGETEILGRLGTVQTYGQPRVGDATFVSFFRAEVEKATAFYRVVYRYDVVPRVPFDAPPVAEFTHGGSCVYYDGWYDGKVLPGDAPNPNYFDPRYLLSMYGNALGDLLKGAFLWTRAGKDYREGPVSLLYRASGLLVPGLASHSPRDYVNAVRLGRIAPKSLL from the exons ATGATCGGGATGATCGACGGGAGGACAGAGCTGAAGCCGGCACCAGCAGCATCTGTCGGCGACATGCGGCAGCTGCAGGTGCTCGACGTCGTGGTCTCCGGCGAGGTGGCGGACCTTGAGAGCGGCGGGTACGTGACGGCTGGGACGCCCCTCGTCCTGCGCCAGTACCTCATCCTCGAGATCACAGTCATGGCGGCCAAGATCGCGTACGAGAACGCCGCCTTCGTCAAGAACGTGGTCAACAACGTGTGGAAG TTCAATTTCGTGGGGTTCTACAACGGCTGGAACA AGTTTCTCAAGGAGGACACGACACAGGCGTTCGTTTTCACAGATCGGGCCAAGGATGCGAGCGTGGTCGTGGTGGCGTTCCGTGGCACGGAGCCATTCAACATGCAGGACTGGTCGACAGACGTGAACCTGTCATGGCTGGGCATGGGCGCCATGGGCCACGTCCACGCCGGCTTCCTCAAGGCGTTGGGTCTCCAGGAGGAGGACGGCAAGGACACCAACCGCGCCTTCCCCAAGGACGCCCCCAACGGCGCCGCCCCCATCGGCAAGCACATCGCCTACTACAAGCTCCGCGAGGTGATCCGCGACCAGCTCAAGGCGCACCCGCAGGCGCGGCTCGTCATCACCGGCCACAGCCTGGGCGGCGCGCTCGCCGCCGTCTTCCCGGCGCTGCTGGCGCTGCACGGGGAGACGGAGATCCTGGGCAGGCTCGGCACCGTGCAGACCTACGGGCAGCCGCGCGTGGGCGACGCCACCTTCGTCAGCTTCTTCCGGGCCGAGGTGGAGAAGGCGACGGCCTTCTACCGCGTGGTGTACCGCTACGACGTGGTGCCGCGGGTACCGTTCGACGCGCCGCCCGTGGCGGAGTTCACCCACGGCGGCTCCTGCGTGTACTACGACGGGTGGTACGACGGGAAGGTGCTCCCCGGCGACGCGCCCAACCCCAACTACTTCGACCCGCGATACCTGCTGTCCATGTACGGCAACGCGCTGGGGGACCTGCTCAAGGGGGCCTTCCTCTGGACGAGGGCCGGCAAGGACTACCGCGAGGGCCCCGTCTCCCTGCTCTACCGCGCCTCCGGCCTGCTCGTCCCCGGCCTCGCCTCCCACAGCCCGCGCGACTACGTCAACGCCGTCCGCCTCGGCCGTATCGCGCCCAAGTCACTCCTCTAA